GACCGCGGCTGAGATGGATGAGGTTGCCGTTGTCGGCGACGAGTGTCAGTTTTCCGCCATCCGCCTGGGCCGTGAAGGTGTGGTGGCTCAAGATGTTACTGAGTGCCACTTCGAACGCGCGTTCATTCTGCGCGCAGAGCATTCTGGTTGTGGTCAGTTCCCCGAAGGTCAGCTGAGTGCCGTTCATGGTGACGTGCGAGAAGAAGCTGTTGCAGCCCAGGCTGCCGTAGACCTGGCCGTTGGGGGGCATGCGGATATGGGCGTTCGTGACGGTGTCCCAGGTGGCGGCGGCGGTCGTGAGTCTGTCGATCCGCCAGTCGTTGCCGACCACGTCGGCCAGAGCGGCCGGCCGGCTGGGCGCGGAGGTGGCAGCCGGTGTGGGGCCAGGGGGGCCCACGGTCGAGCTGGCGGTGGCGCTGGCTGGCTGCAAGCCGGTGACGGCGAGTGCGGCGATCATCGTAGAGCGGATACTCATACGGGCGAGGAACTTCTTTGCGGGGGCCATGCGCTTCCTTTCGGTTTGCCGTGCTGACGGTCCGTGACGCAGCACGTGGCCGGTCAGTCAACCGCGATACCTGGGGGTGTAAGGGGGTCGACGGACTGTCACAGAGGGGCAGCCGCATCGAAGATGCGGCTGCCAGGGACGGGTGGGAACCTGAACTGAATCCGCCTTCTGAACCGAAGGAGTCATGTGATGAACAAGGACAAGGACGACGCCCACCAAGTCGGCAAGAAGCGGGAGCAGGCGCAACGGTCCGGGGGCGCTGAGACTGGGGAAAAATGGCAGCAGACCCAGCGGCGTGGCCGTCACGCGCGGGAAGAAAACAAAGACGCGCAGTCTGAGCGATCTCTGTCGTTAGACGACAGCCTCGGCACCATCGACGAGCGGTAGCCGAACAGGGGGTTGCCCGTGACGACCGGAATCCCCTCACCGCCGAGGCCGTGAGGGGATTCCGGGTATGCGCATCACTGACCAGCCCTCAACGCTCACGCTCTTCCGGTGCCACGGCGCCGACGGTAGGAAGACACTCCGACAACGGCCAGAGAGGCAGCAGCAGCGCCGGCTCCGAGGGCCGGATCAATCATCGGAACCGGTACGACGTTCGTGGAAGAAGCGGTGTTGTTCGCGTTATTGGGATCGGTCTCGTTTCCTGAGACCAGGGTGACCGTCCTGCTCATCTCGAACAATTGGTCTCCACTGATGGTGAAGGTGGTACTCGCACCGGGGGCCAAAGCACCGCCGGCACAGGTGACGGCCGACAGAACATCGCTCGGGACGCCGGCGGAGCCTGCTCCGACTGGATAGCTGCAGCGGCTGTCCATGGTGCGCGGAGCGAACCCGAGGCCGTTAGCTGTCTCCTGAGGTGTCCCACTGTACGCGCGAACAATCACCGGTAGGTAAAACGACCAGCCAGTCGCGGTGTCCGGGCCATCGTTTGTCACTGTCACCTGATAGGTGACACTCGTCCCGTAGGCCGGAGCAGGCGGTGGACCCGGCTGCGGACCCTCGATCTTGATGGACAGGTCAGCACTGCCTGCAGCACTGGCCGTGGGCGCACCCACTCCGACCGCGCAGACAGTCAAAAAAGTCGCGGCCAGCAGTCGACGCATGGAACTCCGCCTCATCAGCACACCACCAATCCCTGAAGCTTCACACGGAATAACAGATGTTCATGCAGACTGCTCCCCCGGGGGCTTGCTGACGATTGGCTGGACTGAACGGGGGACAGGACGCAATCAACTTGCGTCGACAACGCCATCCGCTTTATCCGGAACACCGAGCAGCGAACGCCGGACCAGGACGTCAGATTGGGCTGAGAGGCAGGCGCTGGCTCAGCCCGGTTGAGACACGCGCCGGCTCCGCCCGGTTGTACCGGCCGGCGGTTGCCGAACGTCGGTGCCAACTGGCGTACCGACGGGGTGTATGCGACATTGCGCCTACCAGGGCGGCAGTTGAAGCGATCCTGCGTCATGCGCCCGTCATGGATATCGTGCGGAGGGGCATAGCCATGCGCAGGACACTGCATGCTTTACTCAGATTCCTCATCGCCGCATGCATCGGACTGATATTGCCGTTGGGGACTTCCGGCAAAGCCGAGGCCGCCATGATTGCTGTCGTCAACGGGACACACTTCACAGACATCGCCGGCCAAGAAGTCCGCGGCCATGACGGCGGCGTGATCAAGGTCGGCGAATATTACTACTTCTTCGGTGAGAATCACTACTCGGAC
This region of Streptomyces sp. L2 genomic DNA includes:
- a CDS encoding DUF11 domain-containing protein, translating into MRRLLAATFLTVCAVGVGAPTASAAGSADLSIKIEGPQPGPPPAPAYGTSVTYQVTVTNDGPDTATGWSFYLPVIVRAYSGTPQETANGLGFAPRTMDSRCSYPVGAGSAGVPSDVLSAVTCAGGALAPGASTTFTISGDQLFEMSRTVTLVSGNETDPNNANNTASSTNVVPVPMIDPALGAGAAAASLAVVGVSSYRRRRGTGRA
- a CDS encoding META domain-containing protein, with the protein product MAPAKKFLARMSIRSTMIAALAVTGLQPASATASSTVGPPGPTPAATSAPSRPAALADVVGNDWRIDRLTTAAATWDTVTNAHIRMPPNGQVYGSLGCNSFFSHVTMNGTQLTFGELTTTRMLCAQNERAFEVALSNILSHHTFTAQADGGKLTLVADNGNLIHLSRGPLAHVTGVQWQVNTLTTHGVSRRPITSAHISINTGAHQARGDLGCMTAFSAPVTARGEQITFGRLSTSDVPCKGPDRTFRNALHGTLHEHTFTTELHNGNLTLTGTDGDRIILNPSA